One window of the Athene noctua chromosome 5, bAthNoc1.hap1.1, whole genome shotgun sequence genome contains the following:
- the FOXE3 gene encoding forkhead box protein E3 — protein MNAAGFPCLRGMCTLPAPSPAAAASPGSPGPPRGSPPAGQAPPVKPEPRGGGGSPPPPPPPPPEEPPPPAGGRRRKRPVQRGKPPYSYIALIAMAIANAAERKLTLGGIYKFITERFPFYRENPKKWQNSIRHNLTLNDCFVKIPREPGHPGKGNYWTLDPAAEDMFDNGSFLRRRKRFKRTDITTYPGYMQNSSAFTPPPAGRPAAPTAPYPNTLCSPGYGPQLSSTVFHPYAAGAAPPAQHPRMFSIDSLISGQQALQPSPPAELGHPSLGLPGAELAPSCSASSSEPPCFQAQPVSPGLLGRAGPNTLAYPYAASPPHLPVAQGSYSPGSPQLYGAPNRLALPAMRPPACAEHSEQLLGLSASPLGQFGSSNAYMRQPNFPAGLERYM, from the coding sequence ATGAACGCGGCCGGTTTCCCCTGCCTGCGAGGCATGTGCACGCTGCCggcgcccagccccgccgccgcggccagccccggctccccggggcctccccgggggtccccgccCGCCGGCCAGGCGCCGCCGGTGaagccggagccgcggggcggtGGGGGCagccctccccccccgccgccgccgccccccgaggaaccgccgccccccgccgggggCCGCCGGAGGAAGCGGCCGGTGCAGAGGGGCAAACCCCCCTACTCCTACATCGCCCTCATCGCCATGGCCATCGCCAACGCCGCCGAGAGGAAGCTCACCTTGGGGGGCATCTACAAGTTCATCACCGAGCGCTTCCCCTTCTACCGGGAGAACCCGAAGAAGTGGCAGAACAGCATCCGCCACAACCTCACCCTCAACGACTGCTTCGTCAAGATCCCCCGGGAGCCCGGCCATCCCGGCAAGGGCAACTACTGGACGCTGGACCCGGCCGCAGAGGACATGTTCGACAACGGGAGCTTCCTGCGCCGGAGGAAGCGCTTCAAGCGCACCGACATCACCACCTACCCCGGCTACATGCAAAACTCCAGCGCCTTCAcacccccgcccgccggccgccccgcggcACCGACAGCGCCCTACCCCAACACCCTCTGCTCACCTGGCTACGGCCCCCAGCTCTCCAGCACCGTCTTCCACCCCTACGCGGCCGGGGCAGCACCGCCGGCGCAGCATCCCAGGATGTTCAGCATCGACAGCCTCATCAGCGGGCAGCAGGCCCTGCAGCCCTCGCCACCCGCCGAGCTGGGCCACCCATCGCTGGGCTTGCCCGGGGCTGAGCtggctccctcctgctctgccagcagctccGAGCCTCCCTGCTTCCAGGCACAGCCCGTCAGCCCCGGCTTgttgggccgggccgggcctaaCACCCTGGCTTACCCCTACGCCGCCTCGCCACCCCACCTGCCCGTGGCACAGGGCAGCTACTCGCCCGGCAGCCCGCAGCTCTACGGGGCTCCCAACAGACTGGCCCTGCCGGCCATGCGGCCCCCGGCCTGCGCCGAGCACAGcgagcagctcctggggctctcCGCGTCGCCCCTCGGGCAGTTCGGCTCCAGCAACGCGTACATGAGGCAGCCCAATTTCCCCGCCGGCCTGGAGCGGTACATGTGA